Proteins encoded within one genomic window of Bacillus sp. 1NLA3E:
- the pdxR gene encoding MocR-like pyridoxine biosynthesis transcription factor PdxR, with the protein MIKVTELKSLIGTDGGLTVELTPFLNKKLPESLYSQLYHWIKKEIEEGRLLPGMKMPSIRQLTTHLKVSRNTVEAAYQQLQSEGYLESVPKSGIWVAEIEKPLLHPLEVEHPIMLECKPSSEVLVDFEYGNVDLDKFPLKQWKKCLSDAVDQENNWLFQYSENQGEFELRREISNYLLQSRGVRSVPEQILITAGTQASMALICHLLALREKTVAMEEPGYSGVRSVLEDQGCYIDPVPLEKDGLSVEHIQTSRAKAVYLTPSHQFPFGMVLSISKRMRLLKWAYQTGGYIIEDDYDGEFRYRGHPIPSLKSLDEHERVIYLGTFSKSFLPSARLSYIVFPPSLMVQYSRKFAAYNQSVSPIIQRAMALFMQTGEFERHIRRMRKMYQRKHQALLRSIEQYMGTQVKIVGEKSGLHILLKLKGVTAFELIENGLQKGVKVYSPSRFWLNPNTEGNSYIMLGFGGLSIEEIEKGVRLLASCLP; encoded by the coding sequence ATGATAAAAGTGACAGAATTAAAAAGTTTAATAGGGACAGATGGAGGGTTAACAGTGGAACTTACCCCGTTTTTAAACAAGAAGTTGCCAGAATCTTTATACAGCCAGTTGTATCATTGGATTAAGAAGGAAATTGAAGAAGGTAGGCTCTTGCCAGGAATGAAGATGCCATCAATTCGCCAGCTTACGACTCATTTAAAGGTCAGCCGGAATACGGTTGAGGCAGCATATCAGCAGCTACAATCAGAGGGATACCTCGAAAGTGTCCCTAAAAGTGGAATATGGGTAGCTGAAATTGAGAAACCTTTACTACATCCACTTGAGGTGGAACATCCTATTATGTTGGAATGTAAGCCTTCAAGCGAAGTCCTTGTGGATTTTGAATATGGAAATGTCGATCTTGACAAATTTCCCTTGAAGCAATGGAAGAAATGTCTGTCAGACGCAGTTGATCAAGAGAACAACTGGTTATTTCAGTATAGTGAGAATCAGGGTGAATTTGAATTGAGGCGGGAGATATCAAACTATTTACTGCAATCCAGAGGTGTACGCTCTGTACCAGAACAGATTCTTATAACGGCCGGAACTCAGGCCTCCATGGCGTTGATCTGCCATCTTTTAGCACTCCGGGAAAAAACCGTGGCTATGGAAGAACCGGGTTACAGTGGAGTTCGATCGGTCTTAGAAGACCAGGGATGCTATATTGATCCCGTGCCTCTTGAGAAGGATGGATTGTCAGTAGAGCATATTCAAACGAGCAGGGCAAAAGCCGTATACTTAACGCCTTCTCACCAATTTCCATTTGGTATGGTTCTTTCCATTTCGAAAAGAATGCGATTACTAAAATGGGCTTATCAAACTGGAGGATACATTATTGAGGATGATTATGACGGCGAGTTTCGATACCGGGGACATCCGATTCCTTCGCTAAAATCCCTGGATGAACATGAAAGGGTTATCTATTTAGGTACATTTTCTAAATCATTTCTACCTTCAGCTCGGTTAAGTTATATTGTATTTCCACCTTCTCTAATGGTTCAATATTCACGAAAGTTCGCAGCTTATAACCAATCTGTCTCTCCTATTATTCAGAGGGCTATGGCCCTGTTCATGCAAACAGGGGAATTCGAAAGGCATATTCGAAGAATGCGCAAGATGTATCAAAGAAAACATCAGGCTTTGCTAAGGAGTATTGAACAATATATGGGCACTCAAGTAAAAATTGTTGGAGAAAAGTCAGGCTTACATATCTTATTGAAACTAAAAGGCGTAACAGCCTTCGAGCTGATCGAAAATGGTCTACAGAAGGGTGTCAAAGTTTATTCCCCGTCAAGGTTTTGGCTTAATCCAAACACCGAAGGTAATTCCTATATCATGTTAGGATTTGGTGGATTATCAATTGAAGAAATTGAAAAAGGAGTCAGATTACTCGCTAGCTGCCTCCCATGA
- a CDS encoding GNAT family N-acetyltransferase, producing the protein MLMPVTLRGHLVCLEPLTIDHVNDLCVAALEDRSTYTYTYVPNGQEDTIRYIEIALADFSKGRALPFVVRHLDTGGIVGTTRFLDLEVFSWPPGVASGLSPTDLTPPTVAEIGSTWYAASFQRTGVNTECKLLMLAHAFDSWNTIRVTLKTDARNIRSRSAIQRLGATFEGIRRAHLPASDGSIRDTAYFSIIAEEWPAVRTNLQDRLQKGLKNITE; encoded by the coding sequence ATGCTAATGCCAGTTACGCTTCGTGGTCACTTAGTCTGCTTAGAACCCTTGACGATTGACCACGTTAATGATCTCTGTGTTGCTGCCTTAGAAGATAGGTCAACTTATACATATACTTATGTTCCAAATGGACAAGAAGATACTATACGTTACATTGAAATTGCTCTAGCCGACTTTTCGAAAGGTCGTGCGTTGCCATTTGTGGTTCGTCACCTCGACACGGGCGGTATTGTCGGAACAACACGATTTCTTGATCTAGAAGTTTTTTCATGGCCTCCGGGCGTTGCAAGTGGGCTTTCACCCACAGATTTGACTCCACCAACCGTGGCAGAAATCGGTAGCACTTGGTATGCAGCTTCGTTCCAACGTACTGGTGTTAATACAGAGTGCAAGCTTCTGATGCTTGCCCATGCATTTGATTCGTGGAATACAATCAGAGTCACACTGAAAACTGACGCTCGTAACATACGTTCACGTTCTGCTATACAAAGGCTTGGTGCTACTTTTGAAGGCATTCGCAGGGCACACCTCCCTGCAAGTGATGGTAGCATTAGGGATACAGCTTATTTTTCAATCATTGCAGAAGAATGGCCTGCGGTGCGTACAAATCTCCAAGATCGGCTTCAAAAAGGCTTAAAAAATATCACTGAGTAA
- the pheA gene encoding prephenate dehydratase encodes MRVAYLGPQGSFSEEAAYKYFTNDNVEWYMCDSIIEVLEAVGENKAETGIVPIENTIEGTINITADGLLRNQLYIEAEIIFPVSMNLLVVEEGIQLHEIREVWSIYPVLAQCKEFIRKAKVKSKQFDSSSAAALAVKEYGRREVAAISSESAAKLFNLHIAKGNIQDNLENHTRFVVVSKDYENSKQWNNKNNKTMLLVSPNKEHSGVLSSILNVFTALSINLTWIESRPTKKKLGTYHFFIEAEGGLHENKISKAITILEAFGHEVHVLGTYHTTHL; translated from the coding sequence GTGAGAGTAGCTTATTTAGGACCTCAGGGGAGTTTTTCGGAAGAAGCAGCATATAAATACTTCACAAATGATAATGTTGAATGGTATATGTGTGATTCTATAATAGAAGTTCTTGAAGCAGTTGGGGAGAATAAGGCTGAAACGGGAATTGTTCCAATTGAAAATACTATTGAGGGCACAATAAATATTACGGCAGATGGTTTGTTGAGAAATCAGTTATATATAGAAGCTGAAATTATCTTCCCAGTTTCCATGAATCTTCTTGTTGTAGAAGAAGGAATACAATTGCATGAAATACGTGAAGTATGGTCAATTTATCCCGTTCTTGCTCAATGTAAGGAATTCATTCGAAAAGCCAAGGTTAAAAGTAAACAGTTTGATAGTTCTTCAGCAGCAGCCCTAGCTGTAAAAGAATATGGAAGAAGAGAAGTTGCAGCAATTTCTTCTGAATCTGCAGCAAAATTATTTAATTTACATATAGCTAAAGGCAACATTCAAGATAATCTTGAAAATCATACTAGATTTGTTGTAGTTAGTAAGGATTATGAGAACTCAAAACAATGGAATAACAAAAATAATAAAACAATGCTATTAGTCTCTCCGAATAAAGAACATTCAGGAGTCCTATCCTCAATTTTGAATGTATTTACAGCTCTTTCAATAAATTTAACATGGATTGAATCTCGCCCTACTAAGAAAAAATTAGGAACTTACCACTTTTTTATTGAAGCAGAAGGTGGATTACATGAGAACAAAATTAGTAAGGCAATAACTATTCTTGAGGCTTTTGGTCATGAGGTTCATGTATTAGGGACCTATCATACCACGCATTTATAA
- a CDS encoding ABC transporter permease: MSLLDSIKIALSSILAHKLRSTLTMLGIIIGVGSIITVVAIGQGGEASLKSQFAGAGNNTIQINFTPDNEDPFAMPFEQVPTFTQENLLQLKRIPEVAHVIATNSAMEPLYVNEKNIGAQIYGITNDYFAVNSLKMTAGRKISEIDFSQSSNVIMINQQAAKDFFQEKKAVGQILEIHGQPFEVIGVYKVADNIFGLGMPELLMPLTIWPVLFGTEEIQSVTLQAREVSKLEIAGQKATNLLNDARPSDLAGKYEVFNLEEIKKSISKVTNIMTMIIGGIASISLLVGGIGVMNIMLVSVTERTREIGIRKALGATRGKILLQFLIEAMMLTMLGGIIGIGLGVGGAFIVSHFAKWPPLVSGKVVLGGVLFSMVLGIIFGLMPANKAAKLDPIDALRYE, encoded by the coding sequence GTGAGTTTATTGGACAGTATTAAAATTGCCCTTTCGTCTATCCTTGCTCATAAGCTCCGTTCCACACTTACCATGCTCGGAATCATTATCGGTGTGGGATCAATTATTACAGTTGTAGCGATTGGCCAGGGTGGTGAAGCTTCGTTAAAATCCCAGTTTGCCGGTGCAGGAAATAATACAATCCAAATCAACTTTACTCCTGATAACGAAGATCCCTTCGCGATGCCGTTTGAGCAGGTTCCTACTTTTACACAGGAAAATTTATTGCAACTTAAAAGGATTCCCGAGGTTGCCCATGTCATTGCGACCAACAGTGCCATGGAGCCTCTTTATGTGAATGAAAAGAATATTGGTGCACAAATCTATGGGATAACCAATGATTATTTTGCCGTGAATTCTTTAAAAATGACAGCAGGCAGGAAGATAAGTGAAATTGATTTTTCCCAGTCCAGCAATGTGATTATGATAAACCAGCAGGCAGCAAAAGATTTTTTTCAAGAAAAAAAAGCAGTAGGTCAAATTCTCGAAATCCATGGACAACCATTTGAAGTGATTGGTGTTTACAAGGTGGCCGATAATATTTTCGGATTAGGAATGCCTGAATTGCTTATGCCACTTACGATATGGCCTGTTTTATTTGGAACAGAAGAAATTCAATCTGTGACATTGCAAGCAAGGGAAGTTAGTAAGCTTGAGATAGCAGGACAGAAGGCAACAAACCTCCTCAACGACGCAAGGCCTTCTGATTTAGCCGGTAAGTACGAGGTTTTCAATCTTGAAGAAATCAAGAAAAGTATCTCAAAGGTAACAAATATCATGACCATGATCATCGGAGGGATCGCAAGTATTTCGCTTCTCGTCGGTGGAATCGGTGTCATGAACATCATGCTTGTTTCTGTTACAGAACGAACAAGAGAGATCGGGATCCGAAAAGCATTAGGTGCAACAAGAGGGAAGATACTTCTGCAATTTCTGATTGAAGCGATGATGCTTACTATGTTAGGCGGGATTATTGGTATTGGATTAGGTGTCGGTGGAGCTTTTATCGTATCGCACTTTGCGAAGTGGCCTCCATTAGTATCAGGTAAGGTTGTGCTTGGGGGAGTTCTATTCTCAATGGTTCTTGGAATAATTTTTGGGCTGATGCCAGCAAACAAAGCGGCCAAGCTTGACCCAATAGATGCTTTACGTTACGAATAA
- a CDS encoding YitT family protein — MYKNRVYFYIDQYRTQEMSFYMRCVFIAFGATLVAISLQLFLIKNYVIDGGIIGICILISQIFSIKIGILIILLNTPFLIIGYYYLGKRFLLLSLYAIFVLAIGTYILEPYPVLTNKPILVIFLGGIILGLGVGIIIRFGGSLDGTEVMAILLSKRSFFSIGQYVMFFNFFIFGSSVFVFGIDEAMYSLATFYIAYNTIDFSIKSSNF, encoded by the coding sequence ATGTATAAGAATAGGGTATATTTTTATATTGATCAGTATAGAACACAGGAAATGTCTTTTTATATGAGGTGTGTTTTTATTGCCTTTGGAGCAACACTGGTAGCTATTTCATTACAGTTATTTTTGATAAAAAATTATGTTATTGATGGTGGAATAATAGGTATATGTATACTAATCTCACAAATTTTCAGTATTAAAATCGGTATCCTTATTATATTATTAAACACTCCTTTTTTAATTATCGGATATTATTACCTAGGGAAAAGGTTTCTCTTACTAAGTCTTTATGCAATTTTTGTCCTAGCTATCGGAACTTATATCTTAGAACCCTATCCTGTCTTAACAAATAAACCTATTTTAGTTATTTTTCTTGGCGGCATCATTTTAGGATTAGGAGTAGGGATCATTATTCGGTTTGGAGGTTCTTTAGATGGGACAGAGGTTATGGCTATTTTGTTGAGTAAACGCTCTTTTTTTTCAATTGGACAATACGTGATGTTTTTTAATTTCTTCATTTTTGGGAGTTCTGTTTTCGTTTTTGGCATCGATGAAGCCATGTATTCCTTGGCAACTTTTTATATTGCATATAACACAATTGACTTTTCTATTAAAAGTAGTAACTTTTAA
- a CDS encoding alpha/beta hydrolase, whose amino-acid sequence MQVSKETIFKNNKNIEFTHITNGSSVVCFMFSGAGYTYEKPLLYYSTMTMLQNKYDVVHIHYTYDQDIFKFPLEDIGEILIKDVNPVVTEILKQNQYKELIFLGKSLGTFPIIKDFMKDELFINSKMILLTPLLDFDSIYESLMNCNHSALIVIGDKDSHYRSERIEALIERKPTIKIEIVPNTNHQLDNEPLDTLASILIMKKVMSRLEDFLKYNLFK is encoded by the coding sequence TTGCAGGTTAGTAAAGAAACAATCTTTAAAAATAATAAGAATATTGAATTTACACATATCACAAATGGAAGTTCAGTTGTTTGCTTTATGTTTTCTGGAGCAGGTTATACATATGAAAAACCCTTATTATATTACTCTACAATGACGATGCTTCAAAATAAATATGATGTTGTCCATATCCACTATACTTACGACCAGGATATATTTAAGTTTCCTTTAGAAGATATTGGAGAGATCTTAATTAAGGATGTAAATCCAGTAGTTACTGAGATTCTTAAACAAAATCAATATAAGGAACTTATTTTTTTAGGGAAATCCCTTGGTACATTTCCTATTATTAAAGATTTTATGAAGGATGAGCTATTTATCAATTCCAAAATGATTTTACTTACACCATTATTAGATTTTGATTCAATTTATGAATCTTTGATGAACTGTAATCATTCAGCACTTATCGTTATAGGTGACAAGGACTCACATTATAGAAGTGAAAGAATCGAAGCACTTATTGAACGTAAACCAACAATTAAAATCGAAATAGTACCTAACACTAACCACCAATTGGATAATGAGCCACTTGATACTTTAGCATCAATATTAATTATGAAAAAAGTAATGAGTAGGTTGGAGGACTTTTTAAAATATAATTTGTTCAAGTAA
- a CDS encoding ABC transporter ATP-binding protein — protein MISLKQISKTYKQGALEVPVLHDINIEIESGEFVSIMGPSGSGKSTLMNIIGCLDRPTSGEYILNDVNILQAEETKLALIRNQYIGFVFQHFHLLPRLTALDNVELPLVYGGIRKKDRRERAFEALAKVGLADRVHHLPNQLSGGQKQRVAIARSIANNPTFILADEPTGALDSKSGEQVMNIFTQLNKEGTTIIMVTHEDEVAAFTNRRILLRDGQITQDRKGVFA, from the coding sequence ATGATTAGTTTAAAGCAAATCAGTAAGACATACAAACAGGGAGCACTTGAAGTGCCTGTACTCCATGATATTAACATTGAAATCGAAAGTGGTGAATTCGTATCAATCATGGGACCGTCTGGGTCAGGGAAATCAACGTTGATGAACATAATCGGGTGCCTAGACCGCCCGACAAGTGGAGAGTACATCTTGAATGATGTAAATATCCTTCAAGCCGAAGAAACTAAGCTTGCCCTCATTCGAAATCAATACATAGGTTTTGTGTTTCAACACTTCCACCTTTTGCCTCGGTTAACAGCGTTAGACAATGTGGAATTACCGCTTGTATACGGCGGGATTCGTAAAAAAGATCGACGGGAACGGGCATTTGAAGCACTAGCTAAAGTTGGCTTAGCAGATCGTGTCCACCATTTACCAAACCAGCTTTCCGGGGGGCAAAAACAAAGAGTTGCCATAGCACGTTCAATCGCGAATAACCCGACATTTATTTTAGCTGATGAACCAACAGGTGCTCTTGATTCAAAATCTGGTGAACAGGTAATGAATATTTTCACCCAACTGAATAAAGAAGGGACAACAATCATCATGGTTACGCATGAGGACGAGGTGGCCGCTTTTACAAATCGCCGGATTTTACTGAGAGACGGCCAAATTACTCAGGATAGAAAGGGTGTTTTTGCGTGA
- a CDS encoding pyridoxamine 5'-phosphate oxidase family protein — MHKIRQEKRLCTDDKRIDQFLSHARTGYLGLTDEEIPYVVPLNFIWMNEALYFHGAAQGRKIDLIHANPNCCFTLCEEYGTMVSPIPAKTDTAYMSVMLFGVLETVTDLKEATTAMQAMLDKYVPGYYDKSLSQSHVEKYRSSLGSHTVVFRLTPSVRTAKENQLDPQLAFYPGKNVKMDI; from the coding sequence ATGCATAAGATCCGCCAAGAAAAAAGGCTATGTACAGATGATAAGCGTATTGATCAGTTTTTAAGCCACGCACGAACAGGTTACCTTGGATTAACTGATGAGGAGATTCCTTATGTTGTTCCTTTAAATTTTATCTGGATGAATGAAGCTTTGTATTTTCATGGAGCTGCGCAGGGGAGAAAAATAGATTTGATTCATGCCAATCCCAACTGTTGTTTCACATTATGTGAAGAATATGGAACCATGGTAAGTCCTATACCCGCCAAGACAGATACTGCGTACATGAGTGTGATGCTGTTTGGAGTACTAGAAACGGTAACTGATTTAAAAGAAGCTACCACGGCAATGCAAGCCATGCTAGATAAGTACGTACCCGGCTATTACGATAAAAGCCTTTCACAATCCCATGTTGAGAAATATCGGTCCTCTCTAGGGAGTCATACAGTTGTTTTTAGACTTACCCCCAGCGTACGAACTGCAAAAGAAAATCAATTGGATCCGCAATTGGCTTTCTACCCAGGCAAGAACGTTAAGATGGATATCTAA
- a CDS encoding GNAT family N-acetyltransferase: protein MSDKITYRDASIEDLPIIVDIYNLTVPGRMVTADTEPVTINDRLDWFKEHNPSKRPLWVVEYEEKICGWVSLQSFYGRPAYDATAEISIYFHEDFRGKGLGKKALSKVIEECPKFEIDTLLGFIFAHNEPSIRLFSSFGFGKWAHLPEVAKLDGIKRDLVILGKKIS from the coding sequence ATGTCAGACAAAATTACATATAGAGATGCAAGTATTGAAGATTTACCAATTATAGTGGATATTTATAATTTGACTGTTCCAGGCAGAATGGTAACTGCTGATACTGAACCTGTAACTATAAATGACAGATTAGATTGGTTTAAAGAACATAACCCATCCAAAAGACCTTTGTGGGTTGTAGAATACGAAGAAAAAATTTGTGGTTGGGTAAGTCTCCAATCTTTCTACGGAAGACCAGCCTATGATGCAACTGCCGAAATAAGTATTTATTTTCATGAAGATTTTAGAGGTAAAGGACTTGGGAAAAAGGCTCTAAGTAAAGTTATAGAGGAATGTCCTAAGTTTGAAATTGATACCTTACTTGGATTCATCTTTGCACATAATGAGCCGAGTATCAGACTATTTTCAAGTTTCGGTTTTGGGAAGTGGGCTCATTTACCAGAAGTCGCTAAATTAGATGGGATTAAGAGAGATTTGGTTATTCTTGGGAAAAAGATTTCTTAA
- a CDS encoding Yip1 family protein, translated as MDSLETNLSYEEVQGKKPSIFGVITSPSQQFERMKEKAPIGVPLIIMMLLMAVTGALVSFISLNNPILTNSELMPTDFKIPVGLTVAMGAGGALVGGTIMFFIVAAFYKVCMIIMGNDTAYKKVLVIVIYANIISTIGLLVNALIALVLGGYEATYTSLAPLFTDNQVLHTIATNFDIFKIWYYIVLGLGLHIAAGLSKNKAITLVLIIFIVSVGLSSFGGFIPKPGL; from the coding sequence GTGGATAGTTTGGAAACCAATTTATCTTATGAAGAAGTACAAGGAAAGAAGCCCTCAATTTTCGGGGTCATCACATCACCATCCCAACAATTTGAGAGAATGAAAGAAAAGGCTCCAATTGGAGTGCCGTTAATTATTATGATGTTGTTGATGGCTGTTACAGGGGCACTCGTTTCGTTTATTAGTTTAAATAATCCTATATTAACAAATTCAGAGCTAATGCCTACGGATTTTAAAATTCCAGTTGGATTGACAGTTGCAATGGGTGCTGGAGGAGCATTGGTTGGAGGAACGATTATGTTTTTCATCGTAGCTGCCTTCTATAAAGTTTGTATGATCATAATGGGAAATGATACAGCCTATAAAAAGGTATTAGTAATTGTTATTTATGCTAATATTATCTCTACAATTGGTTTGTTGGTTAACGCTTTAATCGCACTTGTTTTAGGCGGATACGAAGCTACTTATACAAGCTTGGCTCCCTTGTTTACTGATAATCAGGTGCTACATACAATTGCCACGAACTTTGATATTTTTAAAATTTGGTACTATATTGTGTTGGGGTTAGGTTTACATATCGCCGCAGGATTAAGCAAAAATAAAGCAATCACCCTTGTTTTGATTATATTTATCGTTAGTGTAGGATTAAGCTCGTTTGGTGGTTTTATTCCCAAACCAGGGCTATAA
- a CDS encoding DUF4279 domain-containing protein, which yields MDKTQVKVYFSLFGDDFPLDDVTEKLEVTPTDTYKKGDLIPNRSTVIRKETSWDLGTGYQVSLDVNDQLKQIIDRLQNKSSIVNEIKEAYSLECKFFIVINIEKGNTPALYLDKDIIKFASSIEAEFDVDLYANPYDDFGE from the coding sequence TTGGATAAGACTCAAGTAAAGGTTTATTTCAGCTTGTTTGGAGATGACTTTCCATTAGATGATGTAACGGAAAAGTTAGAAGTAACACCTACCGACACTTATAAAAAAGGCGATTTAATTCCAAACCGTTCAACTGTTATTAGAAAAGAAACAAGTTGGGATTTAGGAACAGGCTACCAAGTTTCACTTGATGTAAATGACCAACTAAAACAAATTATAGATAGGCTACAAAATAAGTCATCAATAGTTAACGAAATAAAAGAGGCTTATTCCTTGGAGTGTAAATTCTTTATTGTAATTAATATAGAAAAGGGAAATACCCCTGCTTTATATTTGGATAAAGACATTATAAAATTTGCTTCAAGTATTGAAGCTGAATTTGATGTAGATTTGTACGCTAATCCTTATGATGATTTTGGCGAATAA
- a CDS encoding MFS transporter: MKLKGRISLSVGWITLFLMGTDLFVVSPLLPFISEAYKVSASTTGWMVTVFAVTYAFSAPFFGWLSDKKGRRTLITFGLLLFAISNTLTAFSPSFLWMIVSRILAGLSVASITPLIYAIIGDIAPPNRRGTWLSIVVSGHLTALWAGAPFGTLLEHFLGWRSVFVVMAIIGAILAVVNFKTWESIPNNDLTRNLLEGNLLRILCSVSVTTIWAISMYTLYVYLGAALYSKNKFSSSEIALAVTFYGVGAVFGSLTSGQLTDKFGEMKISKATLIFLILILICLGIFFSSGDWVYFFLFIWALVGYAGFTSYQARLAVEYPKERGIVMAWNNTALYIGITIGSIIGGFVISNWGYSLLPYVCSVAAIVSFVLSTQKVQEAKKESAFSTDT, encoded by the coding sequence ATGAAGTTGAAAGGGAGGATAAGTTTAAGCGTTGGTTGGATAACTTTGTTTCTAATGGGTACTGATTTATTTGTGGTATCCCCATTATTACCGTTTATTTCGGAAGCATATAAAGTTAGTGCATCGACCACTGGATGGATGGTAACTGTTTTTGCAGTTACATATGCTTTTTCGGCTCCTTTCTTCGGTTGGCTTTCAGATAAAAAAGGACGGAGAACATTGATTACATTTGGCTTATTGCTGTTCGCTATTTCTAATACGCTAACTGCATTTTCTCCTTCATTTTTATGGATGATTGTTAGCCGTATTTTAGCTGGTTTATCCGTTGCTTCAATCACTCCTTTGATATACGCAATCATTGGAGATATTGCCCCACCCAATCGAAGAGGAACATGGCTTTCGATTGTTGTCTCAGGACACTTGACGGCTCTTTGGGCAGGAGCGCCATTCGGTACGTTATTAGAGCATTTTCTTGGATGGCGCTCAGTATTTGTTGTAATGGCAATCATAGGAGCCATATTGGCGGTAGTGAATTTTAAAACATGGGAATCTATTCCTAATAATGATTTAACAAGAAACCTATTAGAAGGAAATCTGCTAAGAATACTTTGTTCTGTAAGTGTTACTACCATTTGGGCGATTTCAATGTATACCCTTTATGTTTATTTAGGTGCAGCTCTTTACTCCAAAAATAAATTCTCATCATCAGAAATCGCATTAGCTGTTACTTTTTATGGTGTCGGTGCTGTTTTTGGGAGCCTTACAAGTGGGCAATTAACAGATAAATTCGGAGAAATGAAAATTTCGAAGGCTACGCTAATTTTCTTAATTCTAATACTCATTTGTTTAGGGATATTCTTCTCATCTGGTGATTGGGTTTATTTCTTTCTTTTTATTTGGGCTTTAGTTGGGTATGCAGGATTTACATCATACCAAGCACGATTAGCTGTGGAATATCCAAAAGAACGAGGAATTGTTATGGCATGGAATAATACGGCTCTGTATATTGGTATTACCATTGGTTCAATAATTGGAGGTTTTGTCATATCTAATTGGGGATATTCTTTACTTCCATATGTTTGTAGCGTTGCAGCAATCGTAAGTTTTGTGCTTAGTACCCAAAAGGTACAAGAAGCCAAAAAAGAATCAGCTTTTTCAACAGATACATGA
- a CDS encoding VanZ family protein has protein sequence MRIDFFLPAIVITSVWLIFKAVNVILIIKKFDFKREIVNSFYFISVMGIIGQTLFPLEIATGPEYQSRNNFIPFSSINELLKHFYYFVPLKNILGNIILFMPFGFILGLKFKRVNNMLSVFLVGALSSTLIELIQLLLPNRAFDVDDIILNTSGSIIGFLILKATKIEKIIGFRTIQNE, from the coding sequence TTGAGAATTGACTTTTTTCTCCCAGCAATTGTTATCACTAGTGTTTGGCTAATTTTTAAGGCAGTTAACGTAATTTTAATTATTAAGAAATTCGATTTTAAACGAGAAATTGTAAATTCATTCTATTTCATAAGTGTGATGGGAATAATAGGGCAAACACTTTTCCCACTTGAGATAGCTACGGGTCCTGAATACCAATCACGTAATAATTTTATACCATTTTCGAGTATCAATGAGTTATTAAAACACTTTTATTATTTTGTTCCATTAAAAAATATATTAGGAAATATTATTTTATTTATGCCGTTTGGTTTCATTCTTGGTTTGAAATTTAAGCGAGTAAACAATATGTTGAGTGTTTTTTTAGTAGGTGCATTAAGTTCAACGTTAATTGAACTTATTCAACTATTACTTCCTAACAGAGCATTCGATGTTGATGATATTATATTAAATACTAGTGGTAGTATTATAGGTTTCCTAATACTGAAAGCAACCAAAATTGAAAAAATCATTGGATTTCGTACGATTCAAAACGAATAA